The genome window AGTTTAACATACCTATTGGCGTCGGTAGTCAGCGCGCAGCTCTTGAAGACCGCTCATTGGCCCACACCTATACTGTCGTAAGAGAAAACGCCCCGGAAGTCCCGGTGATTGCAAACATAGGTATGAGTCAGATAACTACAGGCCTTAATCAGGAGGACATACTCTACCTGGTAGAGATGATAGATGCAAACGCAATCGCGGTGCATTTAAATCCGCTCCAGGAGTCCCTTCAGCCCGAAGGAGAGCCTGACTTCAAGGGTTTCCTTGAAAAGCTAAGGTATTTTGTGCGTGAGGCTCCTGTACCAGTAATAGTGAAACAGACTGGTGAAGGGGTTTCACGCGAATCAGCATCTAAACTAAAGGATACAGGCGTGAAAGGAATAGATGTCGGTGGACTTGGAGGAACGTCCTTTGCGGTGATAGAGGGTTTACGTGCAAGGTCGGCCGGCCTCGCTGAGCTATTCGAGGCAGCCGGCACATTCTCGAACTGGGGGATCCCAACAGCAGCCAGCATACTAGAGGTTAGAGAGGTCTTGCCCGACATCTTATTGATAGCAACAGGGGGGATTAGAACGGGCGTTGACGTTGCCAAATCCCTCAGGTTAGGCGCAGACTTCGCGGGTATTGCTAGATTAGTTCTCAAGGAGCTATACAACGGAGGGGTTGAGAAAGCTGAGAGGTTTATAAGCAGAATCTTGAGGGAGCTTAGAACAGCCATATTTCTAACAGGTGGAGTTACGTTAGAAGACCTCAAAAACTCTCCGATTTTTATAGATGGGAGGCTCCTGGAATGGATTCGTCAGAGAAAGTTGAAGGTTCCAGGGTGGCAGGATGGGAGAGTTTGAAATCCTGCCTCACACTGCTGACGTTTTGATAAAAGCCAGCGGTTACACCTTCGAAGATGCCCTTGCAGCGGCCATAATGGGCTTCTACGAGGTGATGACGGATACCTCGAAAGTACAGCCTCTCCAGAACCAGACCGTAACGGCGTCGGGTTTCGACCTTGAAAGCCTTCTCTACAACCTGATCGAAGCACTCATAATACTATTCGATGAAACATCCTTTCTAGCCTCGAGGGTTGACAAGATTGTTTTGAGTGAAACCGGTGATTCAAAGCAGGTTCTTGTATCACTGCTAGGCGAGACTTATAATCCTGAGAAACATGAATCAAGGGTTCTCATAAAGGCGGCTACATATCACCTTATGAGAATATGGACGGAAAATGGCAAGTGGTTTATTCAATACGTCGTAGATATCTAATTCACGGCTATAGGTTACTTGTTCTTCTCCATATGAAACTCGACTATAATTTTACGGGCAAGGAAGACTGGGATTTTCTTCCTTCCCTTATCTAAGTAGGTTATAAGCCCGTAGCGTTCTAAGAAAGAAAGGTCTCGATAAACGTTTGGGACAGATCTATGTAGGTTTTTTGCTAACTCTGAAATGCTATACTCTTTTCTTTCGAGAAGGACATACAAGAGCTCCATCATCTTATTACTTAAAATTCTTCTAGCAGCCGTAATCGGAATCTCGACTCTGGTCCAGGCCTCGATCTCGTCTCCCTCCTCCTCATAGGCTAGGTATGCTTTTTTCAGCTGTCCATTTGTCTCCTTCATCCTGATAAGTTCCTCTGTTGTAAGGTATTTCTCTGCGATTATTTTTATCATCAAAAGATAAATTTATCATGAATGGATAAAAAGGTTTATTACAAACTTTTGATTTTTTCTCACACGGATCTCTATGGTTCCTCCATTAAGGAAGATAACAGAATATCTCTGGGAAATACCCCCCACTTACAAGCATGGGATGCGTGTCCCAGGGCTTGTCATCGCGGATGAAGTTCTGATTGCAAAAATGAAGGAGGATTTAACCCTAGAACAGGTAGCAAATGTTGCGTTTCTCCCTGGCATCTACAAATATTCTATTGTACTGCCTGACGGCCATCAGGGATATGGATTTCCCATCGGTGGTGTTGCCGCTTTTGACTCTGAAGAAGGAGTGTTAAGTCCGGGAGGCGTTGGCTACGACATAAACTGTGGTGTTCGCGTACTTAGAACAGATTTAAGTGAGCAAGAAGTCAGGCCTAGACTTAGAGAGTTAGCTGAGACTCTCTTCAGAAAGGTTCCATCAGGTCTCGGAAGCACAAGTGGTCTAGAATTAAGCTTCTCCGAGTTAGATAAAGTCCTGGAGGAAGGAGTATCGTGGGCTATCTCACACGGCTATGGCTGGAAAGACGATCCATTACATATAGAAGAGCGGGGCCATATGGAAGGAGCCGATGCAAATGCTGTTTCACGGGAAGCCAAACAAAGAGGCAGGAACCAACTTGGAACTCTAGGAAGCGGTAATCATTTCCTAGAGGTACAAAAGGTCGATAAGATCTACGACCCTGATATCGCCAAGGTTTTAGGGATAGAGCGAGAGGGCCAAATAACAGTCATGATACACACCGGTAGCAGGGGATTAGGACACCAAGTTGCCAGCGATTACCTCAAGATTATGGAGAGGCTTATCCCCAAGTATAAGCTTCCTCTCCCAGACCGGGAGTTAGTGTCCGTTCCTGCCACCAGCGATGAAGCCCAAAGATATTTCTCTGCGATGAAGGCAGCTGCCAATTTTGCATGGACGAATAGACAAATAATTACTCACCAGGTTCGCGAGAGTTTTCGCTCAGTGTTTAAGAGAGACCCTGATGCACTAGGTCTAAGAATAATTTATGACGTAGCTCATAACATTGCGAAGTTGGAAGAACACGTAGTGGATGGAAAGAGAGTGAAGGTCTACGTGCATAGAAAAGGGGCGACCAGGGCTTTTCCGCCGGGGCACCCTGAGATACCTGCAGACTATAAATCGATCGGTCAGCCCGTGCTTATACCTGGATCGATGGGGACCGCCAGCTACATTCTGGTGGGTACAACCAAGGCTATGGAGATGACTTTCGGGTCTTCACCGCATGGGGCAGGCCGTATGCAGAGCAGGGCTGAGGCGCGCCGAAGCGTGCGCGGGCAGGAAATAAAAAACGAGCTCGAAAACAGGGGGATAGTGGTAAGAGCTGCCAGTCTTGCGGTTGTGGCTGAGGAGGCTCCAGACGCATACAAAGATGTGGATCGAGTCGTGCTCGTGGCAGATGCTGTGGGAATAGCAAAGAAAGTTGTACGAATGGTTCCAATAGCAGTTGTTAAGGGCTAGGTGTTGCTGTAAAAAGAAATATTTATTAAGAGTTTCTGCAAGGTGATCGAAGTATGTCAGAGGGAAGTGGTGAAGCTACTCTAAAGACACTCAGCGGTGAGGAGATCAAAGTCTTTGGGAAGTGGAGTTTACAGGAAGTCGAGATAAGGGATCAAAGTCTTCGAAGGTATATCTCATTGAAGCCTGTTCTTATTCCTCACTCCGAGGGGCGTCACGCCAAGAAAAGGTTTGGCAAGGCTAATGTGTCGATCGTAGAGCGTTTGATAAACGAGATGATGCGGCCCGGCCGTAACGCTGGGAAAAAAATGCTGGCAATTAATATCGTGAAAAGGGCATTTCAGATCGTTGAGCTAAAGACTGGAAAGAATCCTATACAGGTTCTCGTCTGGGCTATCGAAAATGCTTCCCCCCGCGAAGAGACTACAAGAGTTATCTATGGTGGTATCTTATACCATGTTTCAGTAGATGTTTCTCCTCAAAGACGTGTGGATTTGGCGTTAAGGTTTATAACAGAAGGGGCTCGCCAATGCTCAATGAACAATCCCAAAACAATCGAGGAATGTCTTGCCGACGAGATTGTAGCAGCCGCTTATGGAGATGCGAACAGTTATGCGCTTAGAAAGAAGGAAGAGATCGAGAGAATAGCGTTGGCTTCCAGATAGACGCTAGAATATTCTTGTCCGCTACGCTTAATTGCGTGTTTATCCTCAAATAAAGGGTATTAAGATGTCTTCCACTGAGTTATGGGTTGAAAAGTATAGACCCCGCTCCTTGGATGAGATAGTAGATCAAGAAGAGATCGTTAAGCGTTTAAAGGAATTCGTCAAGACTAAAAGCCTACCGCATCTCTTATTCGGTGGTCCACCTGGTACAGGTAAGACTACCGCGGCATTGGCATTAGCGCATGACCTTTATGGGGAGAATTGGCGGGAGAACACGCTAGAGTTGAACGCATCAGACGAGAGGGGAATCGATGTAATAAGAAGTCGAATAAAGGATTATGCGAGAACGCTTCCAATAGGAGAAATACCGTTTAAATTGGTTATTCTGGACGAGGCAGACAATATGACTAGTGATGCCCAACAGGCTTTGAGGAGAACTATGGAGCTGTTCAGCCGTAATACAAGATTCATTCTAATAGCGAATTATGTTTCAAAGATAATAGAACCGATCCAATCACGCTGTGCAGTTTTCCGTTTTCAGCCACTGCCTAAAGGGTCTGCCATCGATAGGTTGAAATTTATCGCGTCCAAGGAAGGGATTAAGGTCGATGAGGAAGCTTTAGATGTAATATGGGAGGAAAGTCAGGGAGACCTCCGAAAGGCTATAAACACCCTCCAGGCTGCTAGCGCAATAGCAAAGAATGTCACTGCCGAGGTCGTTTATGAAGCACTTGGAAAGGTTAGGCCTAAGGAGGTTGAAGAGATGATTCAAAGTGCACTCAAAGGAGACCTTCTAACGTCTCGTGAAAAGCTAAGGGTTCTACTGTACAATTATGGGCTTTCAGGCTTAGATATAGTGAGATACATACATCGTGATATTTTCTCACTTGGAAAAACCATCAAGCCGGACAACGCCACGATGGCTGAACTCATAGCACTTGTCGCCGAGGCCAATTATCGCATCGTGGAGGGGGCTGATGACGAGATACAGCTAATGGCGTTGCTCTCGAAGCTTGCACTTTACTCTCAAGGTAAGGGATCGGGAGGAAAGTAATGTCTTCTTCTCGACAACTACCCTGGGTTGAAAAATACAGGCCTAAGAGGATAGTTGACGTAGTGGGCAATGAGGAGGCGAAAAAAGAGTATATAGCCTGGATTAACTCGTGGGTTAGGGGATCTCCTTCTCGAAAGGCTGCGCTTCTCTATGGTCCTCCTGGGAGTGGGAAAACCAGCATTGTTCATGCTACAGCATCTGAGTTCAACTGGGAACTTATCGAGATAAATGCCAGCGACGTTAGGTCTCGTGAAGCTATCTTTAGCAGGGTCTATCCAGCACTACAAACCCGCTCCGTATACGGTCATACCGGTAAAATAATATTGATTGACGAGGTAGACGGCGTTTGGACTAAAGAGGACGTTGGAGGGCTAGATGCACTTATAGAGCTCATTAACACGACTACATATCCTCTGGTTCTAACAGCTAATGACCCCTGGGATCCAAAGCTTAGGGATCTTCGGGATCTATGCAAGTTGATCGAGTTTAAAAAAATAGGCAAGAGAGATATCATGCGGGTCTTAGGGGATATATGTTCAAAGGAAGGGATAACATGTGATAGAGATGTTTTATCTGCTATAGCTGAAAACGCTAAAGGGGATCTACGGGCAGCCATAAACGATTTGCAATCCGTAGCGATGGGAAAAGACACTATAACTCTTGCAGATCTCCAGGTTTTAGGCGAGAGAGCAGCCCAAGAAAACATGTTCGAGGTAGTTAGGATTGTCTTAACATCTAAGACTCCTGAGGGAGCTTTGTCAGTCACAAGATTGCCCTCTCTTGATTATGAGATGCTTATAGAGTGGCTCAACGAGAACATTATAGCACAGTATTCACCTAGTCTTAGAGCAATTGCAGATGCATATGATGCTTTATCGCTAGCTGATGTCAACCTCTCCAGGATGAAGCGGAAACAGATGTGGGCTCTTCTGCCCTACGTAATGGAACTAATAACTGCCGGTGTTTCTGGTGTTCGGGAGAAACCTCCGTTTAAATTTGTTAAATATAGTTTCCCCGAGAAACTTAGGCTTCTATCCCGTTTAAAAACAAAGCGTGAGAAGTTTATCCAGGCTAGTAAGAGAGCAGCAACTCTTTTGCATGTCTCAACCTCCATGTTCAGGTCGGAGATACTTCCATACATCCGTCTGATATACACATACGATAAAGACTACGCAATGAAGATACTCTCATCGCTGGGTATAGAGGACGAAAACGCGAAATATGTTCTCGAATATTAAAGGGATTTAGAGGCTTCAATATCCCTCTTGATAGCCTCTCGTAAAACCTTTTGCAGTATTTCAAGGGGGATTCTATTAATTCCTATGTACCTGGTTTCTGGTACTTGAGGCATAGCTATCTGGGTTGTTCTACCTTTCCCGCTTTTAGTGCTGACACGAGTGTCTATGAGTCCCTTGCTTTCCAGTATCTGGATTTTTTCCCAGATACTCGTATGCTTTAAAGGCTTAACGTCATACTCGTTGCATAAATCTTCGTACTCGAACTCTACATCGCCCGTGCTCACGTATGCCTTGTCACGTTCAAGCATTAAGATGTTCGTGATTGCAAGCAGCAGAAGCTTTTCATGTAATTGTAAACGTGTGATCTCTTCCTCATCAAAAGGTGTCGGCAGGATACCCTGGTTTAATACTTCGCGAACATCCTCAGGAATTATATGGTCGCGGTCATTACTTTCGGCACGTAGAGCTGCATAATATAGAGTCTTTAGAGCCATCCTTGCATCACCCCAACCCCGTCCATCCTCATAACCGAAAATATCGGATATCATTCCAATCACTTCCTCGCTAACAGCTTCCTCTCTTATGGCACCCTCCTTTTCAACACGGTACCAGAGTATATCCCTAAGCTGTTTAGATGAATATGGGTTAAACCTCACAACCTTTGAAGATAGAGAGCTCCTAACACCGGCGTTAGCAATATTTTCCACGCTTACACGGAAGTTTTTGAAGATCGCTATAATTCCAATGCTGATGTTGGATTCTGGAAGCACTTCCTGGAGACGAGTGAGCGTATATAGAACATCTTCACCTTCCTCCTGTCGTATAAGAACATCCGTTTCGTCTACCACTAGTAATAAATTAGCATCAACTCTCTGAAGCGATTGAATAGTATACTGTATTATTTCATGGGTTGAAAAACCTTTTCTTGGAAATTTTAAGCCAGCATCCTCTCCTATCTTTCTGAAAATCATGAACTTGGTTCTAAGCTCATAAGCGTTCACGTAACTGGTGATTATCGGAGGTATCTTTCCAACTGAGGCCTGTTCTTTAAGAACCAGCGAAATCCTCCTTGCAAGTGCTGTCTTTCCGGTTCCTGTTGGCCCATCGAAAATCAAGATTCTCGTTAAGCCCTTCTCCCCCCTTATTATCGTCTGAAAATAACTCAGTGTTTCCCTCAACTCTTCCTCGCGATGAGGTAGAAATAATGGTACATACTCGCTGCTCATCTTACGGTGATCTAGCACTATCCTGCGCAGAGGAAACTTAGAGCCCTCTAACTCCATGAAGATACCTCTAAATCGAGAGTACTAGTATGATCGCTTATCTATAAGATAAGTGTTACTTTTCAGGGTAATAGGCTACATTTCCTCACTTTAAAGGGATTTTTATCTCTAAAAGTAGAAGGGAACCTTCTTTCTCGATAACCCCCTCAAAATACCCTCCGTAACACTCTCTTAAGGTTTCAGCAATACGGGCAAAGTACTCCTGTCTCCACCCCTCGCTGGCTCTGATTTTTATCGTAATTCTGCGAAACCTTACTGCATCCTTGCACGTCTGCTTTAGAAGTTCCCTTATACCAGTTATTATGTCGCCTGGAAACTCTATGCTTCTTATAACTGCACGAATAGATAATAAGTTTCTGATAGGATACTGGCGAAAGAGCTTCCCGAGACTCTTTAAGTCTAGTGTTGTCTCAACGCAAAGCTTCCCGCTTGATAGAATACTTCCCCTAACCTTTGGATCACTTGGAAATAATAGGTCCATCACATCCCTCAATACTGCTTTCTCATGTCCTTTTCTACATGCTATAATCAAGTTGCAATTTATTTCACTGTGCTCCATCTCTCCCGGCTGTATCTCTCAATCTTATCAAATAAAACTTCTACTCCTATTCCTTTCTTATCAGGGACATACATTGTCCCCTTGGACGTTATTGTCCAGGGGGGCTCAACAATATCTTCTAACCAGTATCTGTTGCTGGCCGAGATATCGTTAGGATATTTCACGGACTCGTGTGAGGCCAGAGCCACCAGGAAGGATCTACCTATACCGGTTTCCAGCATCCCCCCTATCCATGCACCGATTCCAAGCTTTTCTGAAAGCTCGAGCATCTCCTTAGCATTCCAGACACCTCCCACTCTAGCAGGCTTCACGTTTACTACTTCTAGTGAGCCCAGTCTCCAGCCTAAAACTAGATCTTGCATGTTCGTGATGCTCTCATCTAAACATATGGGGGTTGAGATCTTCCTAGAGAGTATACTATGTTCTATTAGGTCGTCCCAATGCAAGGGCTGCTCTATCATCAAGAGCTGAAATTTGTCGAGTTCCTGAAACGTCCTTAGGGAGCTCAGATCATATGCTCCATTCGCGTCTACCTGTAAAGGTATATCTCCAAGCTCATTCCTAATTCTTTCGACGGGCCTAACATCGAATCCTGGCTCGACTTTTATCTTTATACGAGCATATCCTTCCTCTAGTCTCAAGTGAATCTCTCTCAAGAGCTCATCTATAGTAGGCTTGATTCCTATGCTAACACCCGAAACAATTTCTCTTTTAGCCCCTCCTAGTAGTTTATAAACTGAGACGCCGTTTAAACGAGCATATAAGTCGGTTAATGCCTCCTCTAACGCTGTTTTCGCCATCGGGTAACCTCTAACCCGTGCAACTATTTTCCTGAAATCATGTGGTTTCTCTAGCTTGGACTCTAAGAGCATCGGTATGAGAAACTTTTTCAACATCAGAAGTGATACCTCGTATGTTTCATAACTATACCAGGGACCCCATTCTGCGACAAGTTCACCCCATCCCTCCTCGCCTCCTTTTTCTTCAACGCGAACGAGCACCACGGGTCTAGCCTGTAATGAGCCGAAACTTGTTCTGAACTCTTCAGAAAGCCTCAATTCTAAGAAGAAAAGATCAATTTTCCTTATTTCCAAGGATACTCGCCCTCCAGCAAGTCATCAATGTTACTCTTTACCACGAGGTAGAAATTTCTTCTTTCTTCTTCTATCAAGGGAATATGTTCAACAATAATGTACCCCTTCGCCAGTAGGTCTTTAATTACGTCTCTGAACATGAGCTTCCAGGTCAAAGCGCTTTCTGGACACGACGCGCGTAGTACGTTTATATCTCCTGGGAACTCGACAAGTACGAGTTCATTAGAATTTTCTAGAGAGTGTCTTATGGGGATCCTGCATCCCCTTTCAGCCTTTGACTCCAGGGCCAATGTTGCCTCATCCTTTATATCATCAAAACTTGGAGGTTTATCACGACCATTGAGACGGTCCTCAACTCGCTTGCTTAGAACCCACCATTCAACCTTGAATCTGTCAGTTGGAAGCCCAGTATTCAACTCATCCCGAATCTCCCCATAATAGTTTTCGTGGAATTGTCTAGAGATAACCCCTAGCTTACCGAAATTAAACCTTGCATTTAAGCCTTGATGCGGGTCGTACGTCCAAACAACGAGTCTATAACCTCTTCTAATACTCCAGTCTCGCTGGCTTAGTTTAATCATGAGAGCAACATCTTTACCCCTGTACTCTCTCCTGACTCCAAGCATATGGGAGTATAAATAGTAGCCATAATCAAGGGAATAACCAATAAACCCTACCGCGAATCCTATTACTCTCCCGTTCAGAATTGCAACCTCTAGGAAGCCACCGTTATCCATTATCGCTTTCATGACATGTACAGGTAGCGTTTCACCGTAGTCTTGCATACCCCAGGCTTCCCGCATAACTTCTCGGATCTCTGATAATTGTTCAAAATTCTCAGGAGCAGTAAAGAGAACATCTTTCAGCTTCATGAATTTTTCCGTTATGTACTCTCTAATTCCTCTATTAATAGTTACTCGGCTCCTTTACAGGCGAAGCTTTTATATTCACATGAGCTTTTTAGCATCATGAGCCGGGGTGGCCGAGTGGACCAAGGCGGCGGACACAATCGTGCCGCAATTGAGCCTTTGCAGGAAATCCGTTGCCCGCAAGGGCGCCCGGGTTCAAATCCCGGCCCCGGCGCCAACATATCTCTGCGAAAAAGATATTTATTGGGTTTTTCTTTAGGCTTCAGGCAATATGTCTAGCGAGTTTCAATATATAGTGAGAATAGCGGGAGTAGACTTACCAGGCGACAAAGCCTTAGCGTATGCTTTGGCTGAGATAAAGGGAATCGGCGTCAATACAGCTTACGTTATTCTAAGGAAGCTAGGCTACGATCCGCATAGACTGTTGGGGACGTTGACGGAGGAAGATGTGGAAAAAATATCTACGGCTTTGAGGAACATTGAGTCTCTTGGCTTGCCATCCTGGATTCTCAATAGACGCAAAGAGCCTGCAACGGGGGCTGACAAGCACCTAATAACCTCTGACCTCTTATTAGCTGTGCGTGGAGACATTGAAAATGAGAAAAAGATCAAAAGCTACAGGGGTGTCAGACACATGTACGGACTTAAAGTTAGAGGGCAGAGAACCAGGACAACAGGCCGTACAGGCCTCACCTTAGGCGTTAAGAGGGGTGCCGCAAAACAACAGGAAGCTAAAAAAGGTGGTTAAATGGGAGATCCCAAGAAATCTCGTAGAAAATGGCAAGGTCCGGGTCATCCCTGGAGGAAAGATGTTCTAGAAGAGGAAATGAGACTTCTAGGAGAGTATGGCCTAAGGAATAAACGCGAATTATGGATTGCGGAGTCCCTCCTTAGGGATATAAGAGCCAGGGCTAGAAGGCTTTTAGCCTTACCAGAAGAAGAAAGGTTACCTCTGGAGAAGCCTCTTGTTTCCAGGCTATACAAGCTCGGTATCCTCCCGAGTGAACAATCCACTCTGGACGAGATTTTAAGCCTTACAGTTCGTCAAATTCTTGAACGAAGGCTACAAACCATTGTTTATAGGAAAGGACTTGCTTCAAGCATGTATCACGCCAGACAACTCATCACTCATGGACATATCGCAATAGGAGGCAGACGTGTTAATAGCCCTGGCTATCTCGTCCAAAGGCACGAGGAGGATCTCGTAGGATATTACCCGTTGTCTCCTCTTGTAAAGGCTTCTCAAGTTGCAGAAAAGGGTGAGTGAATATGGCAGAGGAAGCTAAACCGAAAGAACAGCAACAAAAGGAGGCAAAGGCTAAGAGCGACGTAGGGATAGCATGGATATATGCAAGCTACAATAACACTATTATCCATATAACGGACATCTCTGGCGCCGAGACTATTGCCATAGCATCAGGTGGACAAATAGCAAAAGCGGATCGCGACAAACCTTCTCCCTGGGCGGCCATGCAAGCCGCCGTTAAAGCTGCAAAAATAGCTCTTGACAAGGGAATTAGGGTGGTACACGTTAAGGTCAAAGCCCCAGGAGGCTACGGTGCAAAGACTCCTGGTCCGGGAGCTGGACCTGCTATAAGAGCTCTCGTTAGAGCTGGACTCATGGTTGATCGCATCGAGGATGTCACTCCACTACCCACGGACTCTATAAGAAAGCCTGGAGGCCGCAGAGGTCGAAGAGTATAAGCCGGATCAGACCGGAAACCTTCTCTTCATTTTTCCGAGCTGCAATGGGTCATCATTTCAATTTCTTTATTGAGTCAACCCTTTAGAATTTTTTGTAAGATTTTATAAATCACATACTAATATTGCTTCAACTGATAAGCAATAAGCACACGCTATATTTTTTATCTGGGATTAACCCTAATTTCATAGAATAAACTAGGTGGGTATATATTGCCTTGGATTGGACTAGAATCCTCATGTTCCTCAGAGGGGGTCGAAAGTCTACTAAAAGAGTATGGATACACTGTTGCAAGAAAGTTTGCTATTGAATTATTCGTAAAGGAGTCATGGATGAAGTTTATTATATATGAAGTCATCGGATTTGCAGAAGGAGTAGCAGAGCTTCTCTCCGAGACCTTTAATTGCCCCGCCCTTGAAGCTGGCCCTCACCTAGTTCTCGGTGAAGTGTCTGCAAAACTATGGGACGAAGCCGCTAAAGTGGTCATGCCCACGGGGGAATCATATATTGTTCCCATCTATACCTATGATGGTTTTCTTGATGT of Thermofilum uzonense contains these proteins:
- a CDS encoding 30S ribosomal protein S11, with product MAEEAKPKEQQQKEAKAKSDVGIAWIYASYNNTIIHITDISGAETIAIASGGQIAKADRDKPSPWAAMQAAVKAAKIALDKGIRVVHVKVKAPGGYGAKTPGPGAGPAIRALVRAGLMVDRIEDVTPLPTDSIRKPGGRRGRRV
- a CDS encoding 30S ribosomal protein S4 → MGDPKKSRRKWQGPGHPWRKDVLEEEMRLLGEYGLRNKRELWIAESLLRDIRARARRLLALPEEERLPLEKPLVSRLYKLGILPSEQSTLDEILSLTVRQILERRLQTIVYRKGLASSMYHARQLITHGHIAIGGRRVNSPGYLVQRHEEDLVGYYPLSPLVKASQVAEKGE
- a CDS encoding 30S ribosomal protein S13 gives rise to the protein MSSEFQYIVRIAGVDLPGDKALAYALAEIKGIGVNTAYVILRKLGYDPHRLLGTLTEEDVEKISTALRNIESLGLPSWILNRRKEPATGADKHLITSDLLLAVRGDIENEKKIKSYRGVRHMYGLKVRGQRTRTTGRTGLTLGVKRGAAKQQEAKKGG